Proteins encoded within one genomic window of Streptomyces sp. NBC_01314:
- a CDS encoding GNAT family N-acetyltransferase: MDGIVRNWVDGWVVSRGAAPPAVEPWGWTIDVGLAHHVSRHVFAATNDEVDEATVRKVADSVTGAGIWLKVFAEPSRVGPWLGDGWWVDPEPGRLMSVRLRTSRRPGTHETPAAVPDGYRLRTWSSGGVTRVMVAAPDGSWAARGQIAPTGATAVVDQIETSPDHRRRGLGTVVMRTLTQAALEQGAEVGVLGGTPDGRALYESLGWRVDAPLTSAKFTGRP, from the coding sequence GTGGACGGAATCGTGCGGAACTGGGTCGACGGATGGGTCGTGTCGCGCGGTGCGGCGCCTCCGGCGGTCGAGCCGTGGGGGTGGACCATCGACGTGGGGCTGGCCCACCACGTCTCCCGTCACGTCTTCGCGGCGACGAACGACGAGGTGGACGAGGCGACCGTCCGGAAGGTCGCGGACTCCGTCACCGGAGCCGGGATCTGGCTCAAGGTCTTCGCGGAGCCGTCGAGGGTCGGCCCCTGGCTGGGAGACGGCTGGTGGGTCGACCCTGAGCCGGGCCGGCTGATGTCCGTGCGGCTGAGGACGTCCAGGCGGCCCGGGACGCACGAAACCCCGGCCGCCGTCCCCGACGGCTACCGGCTCCGCACCTGGTCGTCCGGCGGCGTGACCCGGGTGATGGTCGCCGCGCCGGACGGCTCCTGGGCCGCGCGCGGCCAGATCGCCCCGACCGGGGCGACCGCGGTCGTCGACCAGATAGAGACGTCCCCGGACCACCGCCGCCGCGGCCTCGGCACGGTCGTCATGCGGACCCTCACCCAGGCCGCGCTCGAACAGGGCGCCGAGGTGGGGGTGCTGGGCGGAACACCGGACGGGCGGGCGCTGTACGAGTCGCTGGGGTGGAGGGTGGATGCGCCGCTGACGAGCGCGAAGTTCACGGGGCGGCCGTGA
- a CDS encoding spermidine synthase → MPITDQPEVIDRREGPYGEVVLRRHGELLQIIANGCFLMDTSDGRSERLLVDAALAALTGRSRPTVLIGGLGVGFSLAHAAADPRWGAITVVERELSVIEWHRAGPLAEVSAEALADPRTDIVEADLVVYVNETSATFDALCLDIDNGPEWTVSETNENLYSPAGLASCARVLRPGGVLAVWSAQPSPEFEESLRNAGFQQVRTEEIPVARGVPDVVHLAIRPG, encoded by the coding sequence ATGCCCATCACCGACCAACCCGAAGTCATCGACCGGCGCGAGGGCCCCTACGGCGAGGTCGTGCTGCGGCGGCACGGTGAGCTGCTGCAGATCATCGCCAACGGGTGCTTTCTGATGGACACCTCGGACGGGCGCTCGGAACGGCTGCTGGTCGACGCCGCCTTAGCCGCGCTGACCGGCCGTTCTCGGCCAACTGTGCTGATCGGGGGTCTGGGCGTCGGCTTCTCGCTCGCACACGCCGCCGCGGATCCGCGCTGGGGAGCGATCACGGTTGTCGAACGCGAACTCTCCGTCATCGAGTGGCACCGCGCGGGACCGCTGGCCGAGGTGTCCGCGGAAGCGCTCGCGGACCCCCGTACGGACATCGTGGAAGCCGATCTCGTCGTGTACGTCAATGAGACATCCGCCACGTTCGACGCGCTCTGTCTCGACATCGACAACGGACCCGAATGGACCGTCTCCGAGACCAACGAAAACCTGTACTCACCAGCTGGATTGGCAAGCTGTGCAAGGGTGTTGAGACCTGGTGGGGTGCTTGCCGTGTGGTCCGCGCAGCCTTCTCCGGAATTCGAGGAATCCTTGCGGAATGCCGGGTTCCAACAGGTGCGTACCGAAGAGATCCCGGTTGCCCGAGGAGTTCCGGACGTGGTGCACCTCGCGATCCGACCTGGATAG